The Acutalibacter muris genomic sequence GCTGCCGGGGCTCCATCAAGGAGGTGGAGAGGACCCTGGGGGTCAGCTACCCTACGGTAAAGAATATGCTGGACGCAGCCCTCAGCGCCCTCAGGCTGGACGACAGGCCCGAGCCCCAGGAGGCCCGCAAAAAAGAGGAACGCTCCGAGATACTCTCCCGCCTGTCCGGCGGGGACATGAGCGTGGACGCGGCCTTAGAGGCTCTGAAATCCTTGAAAGGGGAAAAGTAAAATGTGCATAGATAAATATAGCCCCCCTGAAATGCTCCCCTATGTCTCCCACGACAGAGAGAACGCCCTAAGGCTTGCCGCCCAGGAGCGGTTTGAAATGATGACCGGCAGCCAGCGTAAAAACAGAAACCAGAGGAGGACACTAAAATGAGCGACGAGAAGCGCACGATACTTGAAATGCTCGCAGAGGGCAGGATAACCCAGGAGCAGGCAGACCAGCTTTTAGAGGCCCTGGGGGATAGTGACGAAGCTGAGGCAGAAATCGAAGCAGAGCCCACAGAGGAGACCACCCCCTCCATCACTGTAAACGACGCGGACGGCTCGGCCACCATCTATCCCGACGGCACCATCGAGCTGCAGGGGGACAGCACCGGGGAGCCCATGGTGATAAACGGCGGGAACCACCAGATAAACCTTACCCTGCACCCGGACCATGCGGAGATAAACTTGGACCACGGCGAGCCCTCCGGGATAAACGTGGAGCTGCCCCATGAGCTCATACCCCCGGCCCCGCCCGCTCCGCCTGAACCGCCCCAGCCGCCCCAGCCCGGCAGCCAAGAGGATATGGAGCGCTATATCCAAGAGTGCCAGGAAAACAACCAGCGGTACTGCCAAGAGATGAACAAGTACCAGCAGCAGATGGCACAGTATGCCGCCCAGTTGGAAAAGTCCAGGCTTCAGGCTTCCCCACAGCCAGAAGCCCCCGCCCCCACCACCGGCAGCTGGAGCAGCTGGCTCTCCGGAATAGGCGAGGAGCTTCGCCAGGGGCTCCGGGAGATAGGCCGGGAGCTGGGCCGGGATCTGGACAACGCAATGGACGATGTGTCCGACGCCATAAGCGACATGAAGGACGCCCTGGGCGATGTAGTGGAGGACTGGCAGGAGGAGCTCATGGAGGAGCAGGAGGAGCTGGCGGAGCAGATGGAGGAGGCCGCCGAAGCCGCCGCTGAAAACAGCTTCCTGGACTTTAACCCGGGCTTCCCCTTTGGCGGCCCCGCCGAGGCAGAGGGCATGGAGCAGGTAGCTGTGCCCCCGGAGAAGCCAGAGTTTATAGACGGCGAATTTGCCTACCGCAGATGGGCGGGAATCAGCAGCCTTGAGAAGCTGGACATAAACTGGCCCACAGGCCGGGTGAGCATAGCCCCCTGGGATGGGGACAGCATAGATATAGTGGAGTACAGCAAGAAGGCCCTGGCCCCGGAGCACTCCTGTGTGCTCTTTTCCAAGGACTCAAAAAAACTCACCATTCTGGAGTACCCCCAGAACAGCCCCGGCGGGATATTCTCAAATGGCTGGAACGCAGTCACCCGGCCCTCAAAGCGCCTGGAGGTGCTCGTTCCCCGAAAGCAGTGCCAAAATATTGAGAAGCTAAGGGTACAGTGCATAAGCGGCACCGTTCAGGTAAGCGAGCTCTCGGGGGAAAGCTTTTCCCTCTCGGCCGTGTCCGGCACGGTCCTGCTGCGGTCCATCTCCGCCGAGACCCTGGACGCGGGCACCGTCTCCGGCACTCTGACCCTGGAGGACTGCTCCGCCGAAAAGCTCAACGCACATTCCGTCTCCGGTACCAACCTCTGCAAGGGCTTCTCTGCCGAGAAAGCCGAGCTCACCACCGTCTCCGGATCCCTCAATGCCCACGGCAACGCGGAGAAGTTCAAGATAAGCACGGTCTCCGGCTCTGCCAGCCTTATGGTGGACCAGTGCCCAGAGAAGGCCCATATAAGCTCCGTCAGCGGCTCCCTCAAAATACGGCTCCCGGAGAATGCCGGGTTCACTGCCAACTACGGCTCCACCTCCGGGGACTTCAAGACCGACTTCCCGGCCCAGATAACCGCCGACGGCAAGCGCAAGAAGAGCGGCCGGGCCACCTTCGGCAGCGGCGAGTGCAAAATCGACCTGCACACCACCTCGGGCAGTATGAGAGTGTTAAGGGCCGACGGAGTAAGCGTATAACTTCTGCTAATATATTAAAGCGAAGGCCCCACTTTGAAAGTGGAGCGCTTCGCTTTTTGTTTTAGTATGTTCCTTCTGTAGAGAACGTAATATCCCCGCCCTCTTTCCGTCTGGAATTTTTCCTGCGCTTACCCAGCTCCTGCTCAAACAAATCCTCGTCAAAGGGAATCTCCACCGGCTTATGAAGCCACCCGGACAGGTGCAGGGCATTTGAGAGCGTCAGCCCCCTTATCCCCTCGCGCCCGTCGGCCACAAGAGGCTCGCCCCGCAGGATATTGGCGGCAAAGGCGTTTAATACCCCCACATGCTGGGGATTCTCCCCGTCGGTCTCCACAATTATCTTCTCCGTCTCCGGCTTCGCAAAGCCCTCCTTGGAGCTCTTGCAGAACTCCCGCTCGTCCTCTTTAAGCCGCCAGAAGGTCAGCACATCGTCCTCGCACACCAGCTTGCCCCTTGTGCCGGTCAGTTCGAACCTGTTGGTCCCGGGCGCGTCCCCGGTGGTGGTGACGAAGACCCCCGTGGCGCCGTTCTCAAACTCCAGATAGGCCGTCACGTCGTCCTCCACCTCGATATCGTGCCACTTGCCCTCGTGGCAGAAGGCCTGCACCCTCTTTGGCAGCCCGCATATCCACTGCAGCAAATCCAGCTGGTGGGGGCACTGGTTGAGGAGCACCCCGCCTCCCTCTCCGGCCCAGGTGGCCCGCCAGTCCCCGGAGTCGTAGTATATCTGGGTGCGGTACCAGTCGGTGATTATCCAGTTGACCCTTTTAAGGTCCCCCAGCTCGCCGCTCTCCACCATCTCATGCATCCTTCTGTACACGCAGTTGGTCCGCTGGTTGAACATCATGCCGAAGGTCCTCCCGGCCTTATCCGCCGCCGCGTTCATCTCCTTCACCGCGTTGGTATACACCCCCGCCGGCTTCTCGCAGAGCACGTGCAGGCCCTTTGCGAAGGCCTCCTTTGCAAGCACCGGGTGCTGATAGTGGGGCACGGCGATAAGCACCGCGTCACAAAGTCCGCTCATTATAAGCTCAGCGCCCTCGTTAAACACCGGCACCCCGGGCAGGCTTTCACCGGCCCAGTCCCGCCTTGACTGCCGCCTGTCGGCCACAGCCGCCAGGGTTATCTCCGGGGTCTTGCCGGCCATAATGTTCTGGGCGTGGCCGGTGCCCATGTTGCCAATGCCGATAATTCCCAACCTGACCATAAAATTACCTCCCAATTATAATGCTATATCAGACCCTCCAGCCAGCAAAGGAGCTTCTGGCCCCGGGGTAACTGCCGCCTAAGCTTCTCTTTCAGCCTCTCACTATCCCCTATAAGCTCAGAAAGCTCCTCCCCGCTGAGCATATGGGCCGAGAATCTGGCCTTCTCCGCCAGCTCCCTCCACCTCTCCGGCGGGGCCTCCCGCACCCCGCAGAAGGTCTCCTTCTCATACAGCTTCAAGAGGTAGGCATAGGCCCTGAGCCCCGCCGCGTTCTTGTCTCTCTGCCCCAGGTCCCGCTCACGTCTCTTTATCCGCAGTATTCTCTGGAGCATAAGCGCCCCCATGAATGCCGCCGCCCCCAACAGGCTCCACAGCACCGCCCAGAGCGCGCCGCTCTCCTTTTTGCTGGTCCCGGCCCCGGGACCCTGGGTTCCCGGGCTGGGAGCCGGAGAGACTCCCGCCCTGGGTGTGGGCGACGCCAACTGCTCATCAATAAGCGGGTTATCCCTGGGCGGCATAGTGGGCCGCTCGGTCTCGGGCCGCGGGGTGGGGAGCTCATACTCCTCTATGTTCTCCGGCAGGACAGCGTCAAAGAACGCCGCCGGGTTGTCCGGGGCCGCCGGGGTCACCTCCACCGGCATCCACCCGGTCCCCCCGCAGTACACCTCTACCCAGGCGTGGGCGTTGTAGTCCGGCACGTCCACCCAGCCGTTGCTCCCTGACGGCACCACGTACCCTTCGGCGTACCTGGCCGGGTACCCCGCCGCCCGCAGCAGCAGCACCGCCGCCGTGGCGAAGTGCACGCAGTACCCTTCGTGGGATTCCCCCAAAAAGAACTCCACAAAGTCCCGGTCCTCCGGCGGCTGCTCCGGGTCAAGGGTATAGGTGAAATATTCCCTGAACGCTTGGGCTATTCCGGCGGCGTAATGCTCCACTCCGTCCACATAGCGGAAATCCCCCGCCCTGTTATGTCCCAACGGGTCCAGGTCATAGGCCTCCTGGAAGTCCGCAAGGAAGTCCTTCAGCTCCTCGGGCACCTCAAGATAGTGCTCATAAACGAACTTATTGTACTCCTCCACGTTCTCCAGGAGCTCCTGCTGCTTTGGGTCCAGGCTCTCCCAGATCTCATAGAACCTGGGCATCTCCCACAGGTCTGCGGGCCAGCCCTCTCCGCCTATGCTCGCCTGGCTGTTTATGCTGTTGAACAAGTCCGGGATATCGCTGCCCACCGGCTTGTTCTGAAAAGACATCTGTGAGGAACCATATAGCCAGGTTATGCTTTCGCCGTACTTGTCCGTGATCACGTTCCCATATAGCGCCGAGCCCAGGTCGCTGATGTTTTCTATCCCATAGTTCCTATAGGCCAGATGGGAAATCACCCGGCTGAAATAGTTGAACCCATAGGCCCTGGAGTCCCCCTCCAGCTCATACCCCCTGGTGCCGTTTATCAAGCTCTGCGACCTCATATAGCCGTCGTCCACCGGCTCTATGCCGTACTCCGAGAGCTCCTCCCCGCCGCTTATAAGGCTTGCGGGGATATACACGCACCGGGGGTTGGCCCCCAGGTTCTGCACGCTCAGGTGGTACCAGTTCTGCTTGTCCCGCCCTGGGGCGAACATCTCCCGCTTGTACCTTGCCAGCTGGTTCTGGGCGCAGAGCTCCAGCTTAGAGAGCTCCTCTCGGCCCTCATTGTCCAGCCGCTCCCAGCTGTGGCCGGTATAGACCGAGCCCACAAAGCTCTTCAGGTACTCCTTATAGAGGTTGGCGGGTGTGACGCCCAGGTTGTCCCGGGGGGCCTCATACCAGGTGTCTCCGTTCCCGTTGGTA encodes the following:
- a CDS encoding DUF2089 domain-containing protein, whose protein sequence is MKTYHAPSQCPVCGEPMQVTRLHCPNCHTELSGQFTPCRFCTLEEKHLQFVEVFLRCRGSIKEVERTLGVSYPTVKNMLDAALSALRLDDRPEPQEARKKEERSEILSRLSGGDMSVDAALEALKSLKGEK
- a CDS encoding DUF4097 family beta strand repeat-containing protein, which codes for MSDEKRTILEMLAEGRITQEQADQLLEALGDSDEAEAEIEAEPTEETTPSITVNDADGSATIYPDGTIELQGDSTGEPMVINGGNHQINLTLHPDHAEINLDHGEPSGINVELPHELIPPAPPAPPEPPQPPQPGSQEDMERYIQECQENNQRYCQEMNKYQQQMAQYAAQLEKSRLQASPQPEAPAPTTGSWSSWLSGIGEELRQGLREIGRELGRDLDNAMDDVSDAISDMKDALGDVVEDWQEELMEEQEELAEQMEEAAEAAAENSFLDFNPGFPFGGPAEAEGMEQVAVPPEKPEFIDGEFAYRRWAGISSLEKLDINWPTGRVSIAPWDGDSIDIVEYSKKALAPEHSCVLFSKDSKKLTILEYPQNSPGGIFSNGWNAVTRPSKRLEVLVPRKQCQNIEKLRVQCISGTVQVSELSGESFSLSAVSGTVLLRSISAETLDAGTVSGTLTLEDCSAEKLNAHSVSGTNLCKGFSAEKAELTTVSGSLNAHGNAEKFKISTVSGSASLMVDQCPEKAHISSVSGSLKIRLPENAGFTANYGSTSGDFKTDFPAQITADGKRKKSGRATFGSGECKIDLHTTSGSMRVLRADGVSV
- a CDS encoding Gfo/Idh/MocA family protein: MVRLGIIGIGNMGTGHAQNIMAGKTPEITLAAVADRRQSRRDWAGESLPGVPVFNEGAELIMSGLCDAVLIAVPHYQHPVLAKEAFAKGLHVLCEKPAGVYTNAVKEMNAAADKAGRTFGMMFNQRTNCVYRRMHEMVESGELGDLKRVNWIITDWYRTQIYYDSGDWRATWAGEGGGVLLNQCPHQLDLLQWICGLPKRVQAFCHEGKWHDIEVEDDVTAYLEFENGATGVFVTTTGDAPGTNRFELTGTRGKLVCEDDVLTFWRLKEDEREFCKSSKEGFAKPETEKIIVETDGENPQHVGVLNAFAANILRGEPLVADGREGIRGLTLSNALHLSGWLHKPVEIPFDEDLFEQELGKRRKNSRRKEGGDITFSTEGTY
- a CDS encoding transglutaminase-like domain-containing protein — translated: MDRDTGLTLDQPRLLLKENGALGRAVFYGALMVLGGLGGWGCFITAFRVPVYTPWLVVMGLVCIAFSVWRQTDSRKRGWRVSLPGWAAWLLMVIFRFDAAAHGAVRTVNFMLDCYGAKLNYDLPTLRLPYSVGAAQVDITGECTSFIMALLLPFFWSMARMWVRSRNNRAPFGLTGALLLLPMSFSILPAGWAFAALLMFWCMLLLLAPSLTGNEGVVGRFRKKGYKASGVAVARPTALLLLLGVGLCMGLVYMYAPPDTYKRPQLAENLRTAVREGIGSSQYIRGGQGNSNKSVQFRTMGRRDYTGETMLRVKFDWEAYPEYSVDFERTNGNGDTWYEAPRDNLGVTPANLYKEYLKSFVGSVYTGHSWERLDNEGREELSKLELCAQNQLARYKREMFAPGRDKQNWYHLSVQNLGANPRCVYIPASLISGGEELSEYGIEPVDDGYMRSQSLINGTRGYELEGDSRAYGFNYFSRVISHLAYRNYGIENISDLGSALYGNVITDKYGESITWLYGSSQMSFQNKPVGSDIPDLFNSINSQASIGGEGWPADLWEMPRFYEIWESLDPKQQELLENVEEYNKFVYEHYLEVPEELKDFLADFQEAYDLDPLGHNRAGDFRYVDGVEHYAAGIAQAFREYFTYTLDPEQPPEDRDFVEFFLGESHEGYCVHFATAAVLLLRAAGYPARYAEGYVVPSGSNGWVDVPDYNAHAWVEVYCGGTGWMPVEVTPAAPDNPAAFFDAVLPENIEEYELPTPRPETERPTMPPRDNPLIDEQLASPTPRAGVSPAPSPGTQGPGAGTSKKESGALWAVLWSLLGAAAFMGALMLQRILRIKRRERDLGQRDKNAAGLRAYAYLLKLYEKETFCGVREAPPERWRELAEKARFSAHMLSGEELSELIGDSERLKEKLRRQLPRGQKLLCWLEGLI